The genomic interval cacaatggatttttaaagaaaatgaagTAACTCTGTTGGTACCATATGTTGTACGAGCTatgtaagaaaatatttattacaataattagCAAATACTTATGAAAAGCCTagaaaaatgttgatgaattaaaTGTTGATAGGTACCAAGGCATAGCCTAGTGGTTTCTgactttgtttgtgtttgagaGATCTCAAGTTTATAATCTctcaatgcaaaaaataaatataaaaatgtgcTTGTCAccaatttgtttaaaaaaaaaaaaaatttgaatgttGAACATATTCATTAATaggttctttttttcttttaaatactCTTTTATCATTCCAATTTCACAAGAAAACCGGGCTATCAAATGCCAAAATGTTCATAACCCAACAACATTGGCCTTATTGCATAAAATGTTGGTGTAGGGATCTATTTTCTGTATGTGCGCACTGTTAGTAATAATCAATCTAATCGTATTAGGGTTTAacaattacaattaattgataCTTTAATTAACAATTGATTAATCATCAAGAATCGATCACATGAATATATGTGATAGATCATGGTTAGTTCACAGAGATTTCACAAACTTAAAATCCTTCAACGCACATGCGATGTTCTTGAACTTTTCACCCTTGATCGGAAGAAGTGATGGAGCAACTAATgtgaatattagggtttttatcaTAGCCGTTTTTTTATGGCAATAACAATTAgttgaaaccctaatctcatatatattacatatttatagGGTATATATATTCAGATAAGATTAGAACATGTAGCGTGGGATCCGTTTGGGATCCTACATCTTTAGCAAATTAGTCCatactaattttaataatcgcaatcatgttcatcaacaaattacaatttaatccaaagattagagatatttatatgtgagaccccaatataatattttacatattagtccctctatcaataaatattccatataaaTGGGTATAATTAGACCACCAATAGCATTGTTTATTTcaacttaattatatatgtatttcctTATACTATTggacataaaataattaaaaatatgtataataatatatattttatatataataaaaatactttcaaaaattaACCGGCTTGATTTTATACAACACACAAGATTCAAGAAGCACAATATAGAATACTCTCTCTTACGATAAGAGTGATAGATCCCATGTTGGATTACTTCAaaccttcatgtatttattatataacccaACGTGTTCGTATATAGCCTGCAATTAGCATCACTGGTTGAtattatcaaagtaatataatttataaataagattTACTAATATCCttagataataaaaactttCTGTAATAGAATAACTCTATTATTCTATGAAAGTGTTTGGTCTAAGAGTTCTATATGATCCAGTTCAATGTTTATCAACTACAAATACCCTACAATGTTACTATGAGTCTCCACTCTAGTGGTTTAGACATACCATTCTATCATATATAGAAAGTACAACATgtgacaaccaataatgaatgtaaaatcatattttatctcatatgTTGTGAATTATTTTGGGATTGCAACGAATATAGATAATCATGTCTCACGttaatgatctctatcattaatttgatttctATACAATGCAAACcccataataatatatcatcaaacatgaataatataaTACCCATAATTATACATgtaatgaaataaaactattttatcattaaataataattaaaattaattttataggaCATACTAGTTTTTGACACATACCTTTGATTATTCTGTGTTTGTCTCATTTATGAAAAAAACCCATGAAGTATcctattgaaaaataaataaataagggaaACAATAGACCCTGTAGTAGCACGCCTTCCAACCGGTATTGAAAAAGAAGTACAACAAAGCCCTTATTTAAAGTAAGTTTCTTTAAGCCTTTGGGTTTATTAtttaagatgattttgtttgcTTGATAATATTCTTAATTCCAAGATGGAATTTGACTGCATTGGAAGAGGGAAAAGagagattaaaaaatttatacttattCAGCCTTCCAAAATCAAAGGAactaacaatatttaaaaacaatatttaactCACTTTTACATTCAGTTCACCCGATAACACAAAAGAAGTATTgcaacaaacataaaataagtatgaaaaattcattaaaacttgacatattttcattttaatcataattttttgtatACAAAGTAGATAATCCATTTGTGAGGACTGTACGCACCATTGAGAATTACTTATATGGCTCATGCATATTCACTTGACAGATGGGAGGAATTTAGCTACCAGTTTATGCCCACAGtcgagatttttttttttttaatacaagtaTGTTCAGTGTGTTTTACATATTAGGCAAAGAGTTTCTATAAAACACTTTTTAAATGGTGCCAGCACCATTAGATTAAAagcctttcatttttttctatttatttatttttttaaatatattttttgcgctctcattattttaattaaatatagaaaataccTCTAGCATCCTTGATGGCAAGTGCATAGGACAATGCGAAGTGTGATCATGCTTAGGAGCGAGTGACAGAAGAGGTGCCTTAGCGAGGGTCAAATTAGACacaattttctaattttaagtttatttaaatttaaaaataaaaaatttagaaatcaattttagttttgagatttaataaatttgaaacATCATATTGTGATGAATTGAAAGATTTGGAGTGACTTATTGGTacttttttggataaaaaaattagatttaaattGGTTTGATGTTCCACCTAATGGTATTCCTAATTTGGTAGAcaaattagttattattttatacatctATGATATATTagtgtagttttttttatattgtttttaattggttAGACACATTAATAggataaaatgcaaaataaaccaAGCCACATCGCAACATTTCATTCAtagaattttcacaaataaacCATTAAACAATGAGCATTAATTAtaccataaattaaaattataagtcTTAATATACAAATGGTTATGattcttttaaaagaaaaatatgatataaatcaAAGATTTGTCATGAGTTTAAgcatcaaattattattatcatcatcatcattgttgttgttattcgAATTGATGTTTGCATAAGCATATGTAATTTATCacgttatttttattatatatatatatattgagatctTATGatgtttttatatcttttttcttataattttagataggattttttttaataaaatcaatatacatatagaatttttttttagcacGATCTTAGTATTTTAAAACTACTTATTTTTAATGACAATAGTTATATCATGAATTAATGATTGCTATTTGTAGGAGTAATATGTAGAGTTAATTGTTAGTTATTATGCACAAATGcacatttaaatattattagataTAGTTATTGTGCACAAATGAATAGTGATTGATTGATACAAATCTAATCAATGTGACAAATCTCTAAATTTGAAATCCAAAGAACTTGAGGATAgtcctcaaatatatatatatatatatatatactatatgtgtgagtgtgaaaatgattttttccactaaaaatcaaataaaaaagagtttaaaaaacaaatctaacaaagcaacaaataaaaaaaaaaatcagaacaagAAACTATCAATATTCATCTAAATTTTCAAACCCAATGATTAATAATTTCTACAACATTTCCATAACATAAAAGATCAAACCCccacacaataaaaaaaacaaaaatcatcctcataattcataaaaactccattataactttaaattaaaaagtaaaaagtataGAAACATTACAATTTTCAAGAGAtctaattacataataatattaatattaatattaatattattaataataataatttcaataatatatatatatatatatcagctcCGGCACTGAGTGATGGCGGAGCAGCCGCGAGAATAAGGGTTGGCTTGGGCTCCGGCACGGCAGTTGTAGTAAGAGGCGCCGCGGCGAGAGCACGGAGTGGTATCACGGCGAAGGGCGCCGTAGCTGATAGTGCCGGCAGTGGCCAGGATCCGGCGGCTGATCTCGGAGCCAAGCTCAAGCTCAAGCTCTTCAACTTCTAAGTAGTCTTCAATGGATCCCTTGTAGTTATGGTTTGGCTTGGATGTTATCCATTCTAAGTTTTGTGCTTTTGGTTTGTGTGAAgacatggctagggtttggatggAGATGgtgagaaggagaaggagaaggaggagaaggtgGTGGTCATGGTTTATGCTTCTTCTTTGGGTGGCCATGGAGGTGTAATGtgtttctctttgtttgtttaGGGTATGTGTTTTCTATGAGGAAAGTTTGGGAAGGAGGGAGTTATAAGGTTGAGGAGAGAGAATTGGGTCTTGGTTTTTGGAGTAATTACATTAGTGCCATCGGAAGGGGGTCTTATTATGACTCTTATGTTATAGTTGCTTTAATATCTTACTTTAGTGACGTTGAAATGAAATTTGTTATTGTAGTAATTAAGATTAGGGTTAAAATTAAGAAgtttgaaattgtttttgaatgataagttttatttatatggaaaatgattaaaattttaaattgttatatatatatataggggatAAAtgcttttcatttaaaat from Dioscorea cayenensis subsp. rotundata cultivar TDr96_F1 chromosome 7, TDr96_F1_v2_PseudoChromosome.rev07_lg8_w22 25.fasta, whole genome shotgun sequence carries:
- the LOC120265695 gene encoding protein RALF-like 33; the encoded protein is MATQRRSINHDHHLLLLLLLLLTISIQTLAMSSHKPKAQNLEWITSKPNHNYKGSIEDYLEVEELELELGSEISRRILATAGTISYGALRRDTTPCSRRGASYYNCRAGAQANPYSRGCSAITQCRS